The following are encoded in a window of Bradyrhizobium guangdongense genomic DNA:
- a CDS encoding extracellular solute-binding protein — MRLLEKLGLAAAACLLVVNVAVADTTVKWLHIEVNPAQVKIWEDVARAYEASHPGVKIEMQFLENEAYKAKLPTILQSKDRPNIIYSWAGGVLKTQIEAGVLEDITDQVKGYSDSLTPAALAAFTSNGRVYGLPIALSQVGFLCNKELMVKAKVDPAAIKTWDDLLAAVKTLKAAGVTPIVVGGADKWPLHFYWTHLAVRIGGKAAFDAALRDENGGFAGETFQKSGELFKQLVELQPFQNGFLGFKNPQAVGYFGDGKAAMTLAISSAYNLQRALAADKVGLSEDKICWFDFPVVAGGKGEPTDTLGGITGWLVTKGSPKEAVDFLKYFISKDVQTRLAAGSYIIPVVQGAEAGLNNSFMKMIAANLAKSQYHQNFYDQSLGPSVGRVVNDVSAEIAGGSMSPQDAAKAIEAAFKQGN, encoded by the coding sequence ATGAGACTGCTCGAGAAGCTGGGACTCGCCGCTGCCGCATGTCTCCTTGTGGTCAATGTCGCGGTCGCCGATACCACGGTGAAATGGCTCCACATCGAGGTTAACCCGGCCCAGGTGAAGATCTGGGAGGACGTCGCGCGTGCCTATGAGGCGTCGCATCCGGGCGTCAAGATCGAGATGCAGTTCCTCGAGAACGAGGCCTACAAGGCCAAGCTGCCGACCATCCTGCAATCCAAGGATCGGCCGAACATCATCTACAGCTGGGCCGGCGGCGTCCTGAAGACGCAGATCGAGGCCGGTGTCCTCGAGGACATCACTGATCAAGTGAAGGGATACAGCGACAGCCTCACCCCGGCAGCGCTCGCCGCCTTTACCAGCAACGGCCGTGTCTATGGCCTGCCTATCGCGCTCTCGCAGGTCGGCTTCCTCTGCAACAAGGAGCTGATGGTCAAGGCCAAGGTTGATCCCGCCGCAATCAAGACCTGGGACGATCTGCTCGCCGCGGTGAAGACACTCAAGGCCGCCGGCGTGACGCCGATCGTGGTCGGCGGCGCCGACAAATGGCCGCTGCACTTCTACTGGACCCACCTTGCGGTGCGCATCGGCGGTAAGGCGGCATTCGATGCAGCGCTGCGCGACGAGAATGGCGGCTTTGCCGGCGAAACCTTCCAGAAGTCCGGCGAGCTGTTCAAGCAGCTCGTCGAGCTCCAGCCGTTCCAGAACGGATTCCTCGGCTTCAAGAACCCGCAGGCCGTCGGCTATTTCGGCGACGGCAAGGCGGCGATGACGCTCGCGATCTCCAGTGCCTATAATCTGCAGCGCGCGCTCGCCGCCGACAAGGTCGGATTGAGCGAAGACAAAATCTGCTGGTTCGATTTTCCGGTCGTAGCCGGTGGCAAGGGAGAGCCGACGGACACGCTTGGCGGCATCACCGGCTGGCTGGTCACCAAGGGCTCGCCCAAGGAAGCGGTCGATTTCCTGAAGTACTTCATTTCGAAGGACGTGCAGACGAGGCTCGCTGCCGGCAGCTACATCATCCCCGTGGTGCAGGGCGCGGAGGCCGGCCTCAACAATTCCTTCATGAAGATGATCGCGGCCAATCTCGCAAAGTCGCAGTATCACCAGAACTTCTATGACCAGAGCCTCGGCCCCTCGGTCGGTCGCGTCGTCAACGACGTCTCGGCGGAGATCGCTGGGGGCAGCATGAGCCCGCAGGACGCAGCGAAAGCGATCGAAGCGGCGTTCAAGCAGGGTAACTGA
- a CDS encoding carbohydrate ABC transporter permease, whose protein sequence is MAMTSPISVAGKAAPQALRGPSWDGRFTVLILFLPPALLLFTLFVVLPIGEAAWYSGFNWNGFGRPSNWIGFDNYRFVLETRAFWLALRNNGLIIVVSLAIQLPLALTLALMLAERFRGAVALRMLFFMPYILAEIATGLIFSFVYDGDYGLVASIWRTFGAEPPHLLASTDTAMLAVLIVIVWKYFGFHMMLFIAALQSLDKSLVEAARIDGATRAQALRHVVIPLLYPTIRLSVFFAIVGSLQLFDLVMPLTRGGPADSSNTMVSFLYNNGISRMRVGYGSAIGVILFVICVTFAFTYKRWFMRDE, encoded by the coding sequence ATGGCGATGACCTCGCCGATCAGCGTTGCTGGCAAGGCGGCCCCTCAGGCGCTGCGCGGACCGAGCTGGGACGGCCGCTTCACCGTCCTGATCTTGTTCCTGCCACCGGCATTGCTGCTGTTCACGCTGTTCGTGGTGCTGCCGATCGGCGAAGCAGCCTGGTATTCTGGTTTCAACTGGAACGGCTTTGGCCGGCCGAGCAACTGGATCGGCTTCGACAACTACCGTTTTGTGCTGGAGACCCGCGCCTTCTGGCTCGCGCTACGCAACAACGGGCTGATCATCGTGGTCTCGCTCGCCATCCAGTTGCCGCTCGCGCTCACGCTGGCCTTGATGCTCGCCGAGCGCTTTCGCGGGGCGGTGGCGCTGCGCATGCTGTTCTTCATGCCCTACATCTTGGCTGAGATCGCGACCGGGTTGATCTTCTCGTTCGTCTATGACGGCGATTACGGTCTCGTCGCCTCGATCTGGCGGACCTTCGGCGCCGAGCCGCCGCATCTCCTGGCCTCGACCGACACGGCCATGCTGGCGGTGCTGATCGTGATCGTCTGGAAGTACTTTGGCTTCCACATGATGTTATTCATCGCAGCGCTGCAGAGTCTCGACAAAAGCCTGGTCGAGGCGGCGCGGATCGACGGCGCAACGCGCGCGCAAGCCCTGCGCCATGTCGTCATCCCCCTGCTGTATCCAACGATCCGCTTGTCCGTGTTCTTCGCCATCGTAGGGTCGTTGCAACTATTCGACCTCGTCATGCCGCTGACGCGTGGGGGGCCTGCGGACTCCTCCAACACGATGGTGAGTTTCCTCTACAACAACGGAATCTCGCGGATGCGGGTCGGCTATGGCAGCGCCATCGGCGTCATCCTGTTCGTGATCTGCGTGACCTTCGCCTTCACGTACAAACGATGGTTCATGCGCGATGAGTAG
- a CDS encoding carbohydrate ABC transporter permease, with the protein MSSAETNRVPFDPAVPFKVAFLAVVAVFVLVPLLATVLGGFKSLGELRVNPFGLPSHWEWQNYADILFSGRYWQLLRNSLIISTLTVTLTLITASMAAFTFAHVKFFGSSMLLSYLTLGLLFPAATAVLPLFIKVRDLGLLDTYFGVALPQVAFSLAMSVLLLRRFFKDIPYELLEAALVDGCSYIKFFRYVTLPLSRPILATVGTITFVNSWNAYLLPLVMLNTDALYPWPLGIMVYQGEYSSEWHLILAFITLTILPTIILFLLAQKHIVAGLTAGAVKG; encoded by the coding sequence ATGAGTAGTGCGGAGACCAACCGTGTGCCGTTCGATCCCGCCGTGCCGTTCAAGGTGGCGTTCCTCGCCGTCGTCGCCGTCTTCGTGCTGGTGCCGCTGCTCGCGACCGTGCTCGGTGGCTTCAAGTCGCTCGGCGAATTGCGCGTCAATCCGTTCGGCCTGCCCAGTCATTGGGAATGGCAGAATTATGCGGATATCCTGTTTTCAGGGCGATACTGGCAGCTCTTGCGCAACTCGCTGATCATCTCGACGCTCACGGTGACGTTGACACTGATCACAGCCTCGATGGCGGCGTTCACCTTCGCTCACGTGAAGTTCTTCGGGTCGTCGATGCTGCTGAGCTATTTGACCCTCGGCCTCTTGTTTCCGGCGGCGACCGCCGTGCTGCCGCTGTTCATCAAGGTGCGCGATCTCGGCCTGCTTGACACCTATTTCGGCGTCGCGCTGCCGCAAGTGGCCTTCAGCCTCGCCATGAGCGTGCTGCTGTTACGCCGCTTCTTCAAGGACATCCCCTATGAGCTGCTGGAGGCTGCGCTGGTCGACGGCTGCAGCTACATCAAGTTCTTCCGCTATGTGACGCTGCCGTTGTCCCGGCCAATCCTGGCGACCGTCGGGACCATCACCTTCGTCAACAGCTGGAACGCCTATCTGCTGCCGCTGGTGATGCTCAACACCGATGCACTCTATCCATGGCCGCTCGGCATCATGGTCTATCAGGGCGAGTATTCGTCGGAGTGGCACCTGATCCTGGCCTTCATCACGCTCACCATCCTTCCGACGATCATTCTGTTCCTGCTGGCGCAGAAGCACATCGTCGCCGGACTCACCGCAGGCGCAGTCAAGGGATGA
- a CDS encoding Gfo/Idh/MocA family protein: MRKVGVGIIGCGVISTAYLKAAQRFPVMEVRALADMRSDVAERQGAAFGLPAMRVDQLLKRDDVEVVINLTVPLAHTDVSLAVLNAGKHVHSEKPLGINVAEARKVMDLAAQKSLRVGCAPDTFLGGGHQTARKLIDDGAIGTPVAGSAFFGCPGHERWHPAPGFYYLRGGGPMLDMGPYYITDLVQLLGPVASVMGSTARPKSERLVTSQPMNGTMIPVEVSTHVAGTLEFESGAIVSIAMSFDVPKHRHAPIEIYGDKGSILVPDPNRFGGEVQVARTGGEWETMPLTHGHVEGEFRSIGVADMASAILHNRPHRASGALAFHVLEVMEAFQTSADEGRRVKIESRVERPAMLPAGRETGQID; this comes from the coding sequence ATGAGAAAAGTCGGCGTCGGAATCATCGGGTGCGGTGTGATCAGCACCGCCTATCTCAAGGCGGCGCAGCGCTTCCCTGTCATGGAGGTGAGGGCATTGGCCGACATGCGCAGCGATGTCGCGGAGCGGCAGGGCGCCGCCTTTGGTCTACCGGCGATGCGGGTCGATCAGCTGCTGAAGCGGGACGACGTCGAGGTCGTCATCAATCTCACGGTGCCGCTGGCCCACACCGATGTCAGCCTCGCGGTGCTGAATGCCGGCAAGCACGTTCACTCCGAGAAGCCGCTCGGCATCAACGTCGCGGAAGCCCGCAAGGTGATGGATCTCGCCGCGCAGAAGAGCCTTCGCGTCGGCTGCGCGCCGGACACCTTCCTCGGCGGCGGACACCAGACTGCACGCAAGCTGATCGACGATGGTGCGATCGGCACGCCGGTCGCCGGCAGCGCCTTCTTCGGCTGCCCCGGTCACGAGCGCTGGCATCCCGCGCCCGGCTTCTACTATTTGCGCGGTGGCGGGCCGATGCTCGACATGGGGCCGTATTACATCACCGATCTCGTGCAACTGCTCGGTCCGGTTGCCAGCGTGATGGGCTCGACGGCACGCCCGAAATCCGAGCGTCTGGTCACCAGCCAGCCGATGAACGGCACCATGATCCCGGTCGAGGTTTCCACCCATGTTGCCGGCACGCTGGAATTCGAGAGCGGTGCCATCGTCTCGATCGCGATGAGCTTCGATGTGCCGAAGCACCGGCATGCGCCGATCGAGATCTACGGCGACAAGGGCAGCATCCTGGTGCCGGATCCGAACCGCTTCGGCGGCGAAGTGCAGGTCGCGAGGACCGGCGGGGAATGGGAAACGATGCCGTTGACGCACGGTCATGTCGAAGGCGAGTTCCGTTCGATCGGTGTCGCCGACATGGCCTCGGCGATCCTGCACAACCGGCCGCATCGCGCTAGCGGCGCGCTCGCATTCCACGTGCTGGAGGTGATGGAGGCGTTCCAGACCTCGGCTGATGAGGGCCGCCGCGTCAAGATCGAGAGCCGCGTCGAGCGGCCGGCGATGCTGCCGGCCGGACGCGAGACCGGGCAGATCGACTGA
- a CDS encoding ThuA domain-containing protein, producing MRKAMIVWGGWSGHDPDLCASMIRGWLKAEGFEVRIETTTEAFGDPGIHDLSLIIPIYTMSKIEKADALNLCAAVRGGVGLAGHHGGMCDAFRDSVDYQFLCGGQWVAHPGNIIDYKVDVSRPDDPIMKGLKSFEHRSEQYYMHVDPAIEVLATTTFTGEHAPWIDGVVMPVVWKKRYGAGRVFYSSLGHRAYELDVPEIRTVMTRGMLWAARE from the coding sequence ATGCGCAAGGCAATGATTGTATGGGGCGGCTGGTCGGGGCACGATCCCGATCTCTGCGCCTCGATGATCCGCGGCTGGCTGAAGGCCGAAGGTTTCGAGGTTCGGATCGAAACGACCACAGAGGCGTTCGGCGATCCAGGGATTCATGACCTCTCGTTGATCATCCCGATCTACACCATGTCGAAGATCGAGAAGGCGGACGCGCTCAATCTCTGCGCCGCCGTACGGGGTGGGGTCGGGCTCGCCGGGCATCATGGCGGTATGTGTGACGCGTTCCGTGATTCTGTGGACTACCAGTTCCTGTGTGGCGGGCAGTGGGTTGCGCATCCCGGCAACATCATCGATTACAAGGTCGACGTGTCCAGGCCCGACGATCCCATCATGAAGGGGCTGAAAAGCTTCGAGCATCGTTCCGAGCAATATTACATGCATGTCGACCCCGCCATCGAGGTGCTGGCAACAACGACTTTCACCGGCGAGCATGCGCCCTGGATTGATGGAGTGGTGATGCCGGTGGTTTGGAAGAAGCGCTACGGTGCGGGCAGGGTGTTCTATTCCTCGCTTGGCCACCGCGCCTACGAACTCGACGTGCCGGAGATCCGGACAGTGATGACCCGGGGCATGCTATGGGCGGCGCGCGAATGA
- a CDS encoding LacI family DNA-binding transcriptional regulator, with protein MTAGAPQPTVRATLEDVARAAGVSLATVDRVVNRREGVRAKTVARVEAAVAKLGYRPDIAAARLARGQSFRFAFVLPTGSNSFMTNLTEQVQRTADWLASQRGFIDILHVDVFDPDVLARALENLSPAYQGVAVIALDHPRVRAAIDELSARGVAVVTLVSDAPSSRRLHYVGIDNPAAGRTAATLMGRFLSGREGKVAVIAGSLSLRDHAERQFGFHQILSSEYPNLIALPVIEGRDDSERTRELTAALLKRHADLRGIYCCGAGNRGIAEALEASGRAHEVVWIAHELTQHTRRFLVRGTLGAIINQDPGHEARSAARVLLAHCMEEPISPDQERIRIDIFLRDNLP; from the coding sequence ATGACAGCTGGCGCGCCGCAGCCGACGGTTCGTGCCACGCTGGAGGACGTCGCGCGCGCAGCAGGCGTTTCGCTCGCCACCGTCGATCGCGTCGTCAACCGGCGGGAGGGCGTGCGTGCCAAGACCGTCGCGCGTGTCGAGGCCGCGGTCGCCAAGCTCGGCTACCGTCCCGACATCGCGGCCGCGCGTTTGGCGCGCGGGCAAAGCTTTCGCTTCGCCTTCGTGCTGCCGACCGGAAGCAACAGCTTCATGACCAACCTGACCGAGCAGGTCCAGCGCACCGCGGACTGGCTCGCCAGCCAGCGCGGTTTCATCGATATCCTCCATGTCGACGTGTTCGATCCGGACGTGCTGGCGCGCGCGCTGGAAAATCTCTCGCCGGCCTATCAGGGTGTCGCTGTCATCGCGCTCGACCATCCCCGGGTGCGCGCCGCGATCGACGAACTCTCTGCGCGTGGCGTGGCCGTCGTGACCCTGGTGTCGGACGCGCCGAGTTCGCGCCGTCTGCACTATGTCGGTATCGACAACCCCGCCGCGGGCCGAACCGCGGCAACGCTGATGGGGCGCTTCCTCTCCGGCCGCGAGGGGAAAGTCGCCGTGATCGCGGGATCATTGTCGCTGCGCGATCACGCCGAGCGGCAGTTCGGCTTCCACCAGATACTGTCCAGCGAGTATCCCAACCTCATCGCATTGCCTGTCATCGAGGGCCGCGACGACAGCGAGCGCACACGGGAGCTCACCGCCGCGCTGCTCAAGCGGCATGCGGACCTGCGCGGCATCTACTGTTGCGGCGCCGGCAATCGCGGCATCGCCGAGGCGCTGGAGGCGTCAGGCCGCGCGCACGAGGTGGTCTGGATCGCCCATGAGCTGACCCAGCATACGCGACGGTTCCTGGTTCGTGGCACGCTCGGCGCCATCATCAACCAGGACCCCGGTCACGAGGCGCGCTCCGCGGCGCGAGTGCTGCTGGCGCATTGCATGGAAGAGCCGATCAGCCCCGATCAGGAGCGTATCCGTATCGACATCTTCCTGCGGGACAATCTGCCGTAA
- a CDS encoding FMN-dependent NADH-azoreductase, which produces MAKLLHLSCSPRPDSESGAAARVFLDGFRQARPDWDIDVVDLWRERMPEFAGPIVEAKYARMKAQAFNDAQRDSFAEAERMALRFSLADRVLISTPMWNFGIPYKLKQWFDIVIQPGLTFRFDPVGGYLPLLKDRPTIVIIASGSDFATGMNRGRIDMATPYLREALRFIGVNDVRFVPIGPTAGPAEPVLAARSSAHRRLAEMAKQF; this is translated from the coding sequence GTGGCGAAGCTCCTGCATCTATCCTGTTCGCCCCGCCCCGACTCCGAATCGGGCGCCGCCGCGCGCGTCTTCCTTGATGGCTTTCGCCAGGCTCGCCCCGACTGGGATATCGACGTCGTCGATCTCTGGCGCGAGCGGATGCCGGAATTTGCCGGTCCCATCGTCGAAGCCAAATATGCGCGCATGAAGGCGCAAGCCTTCAACGACGCGCAGCGGGACAGTTTTGCCGAGGCCGAACGGATGGCGTTGCGCTTCTCGCTGGCCGATCGCGTGCTGATCTCGACGCCGATGTGGAATTTCGGCATCCCCTACAAGCTGAAACAATGGTTCGACATTGTCATTCAGCCCGGCCTGACGTTCCGGTTCGATCCGGTTGGAGGCTATCTTCCGCTCCTGAAGGACCGACCAACCATCGTCATCATCGCCTCCGGCAGCGATTTCGCCACCGGCATGAACCGCGGCCGGATCGACATGGCAACGCCCTACTTGCGCGAGGCGCTCCGTTTCATCGGCGTCAACGACGTGCGCTTCGTGCCGATCGGGCCGACGGCAGGTCCTGCCGAACCGGTCCTCGCTGCCCGCAGCTCCGCCCACCGCCGCCTCGCGGAGATGGCGAAGCAGTTCTGA
- a CDS encoding isochorismatase family protein, which yields MTHVTLRSEFETLIDPYAPVAQVGTGFEFTEGPIWHPADHYLLFSDMPGDVRRRWDARRGVVEVKRPSNKCNGMTYDAELNLIVCEHATSSLIRERLDGRREVLASHYGGQELNSPNDVCVHSSGAIYFSDPWYGRMPVYGVERPRQLGFQGVYRVVPGGEPKLVVDRNLFDQPNGLCFSPDEGLLYVNDTVQALIRVFDVNADGTLSNVRVFASGIRSELEPGVPDGMKCDQHGNVWVTAPGGIWVYSPRGELLGKVRVPELVANLAWGGPDFRTLYLTATHSVYAIPTKTGPRHEPYMSGRRGGGETTRAGPAASAPILADGEMRLDPTRCAMIIQDLQNDVIMDGGAFADSGAPGHAKQQHVVENVRRLAEAARARGVVVIHVWFVVEPGAPGVTLNAPLFEGLVDSKAMVRGSWGAAPVSGLEPRPGDFVVEKMRMSAWEGTRLETILKATDRDMIINTGAWTNMSVEHTARTGADKGYFMIVPEDCCSTMNADWHSASINFAMQNVAVVTRSDAVIRALG from the coding sequence ATGACGCACGTCACCTTGCGCTCCGAATTCGAGACCCTGATCGATCCGTACGCGCCCGTCGCGCAGGTCGGCACCGGCTTTGAGTTCACGGAAGGGCCAATCTGGCATCCGGCCGATCACTATCTGCTGTTCTCGGATATGCCGGGCGACGTGCGACGGCGCTGGGATGCACGACGCGGCGTCGTCGAGGTCAAGCGTCCGTCGAACAAGTGCAACGGCATGACCTATGATGCCGAGCTCAATCTGATCGTCTGCGAACACGCGACCTCATCTCTGATCCGCGAGCGGCTTGATGGGCGCCGCGAGGTGCTCGCCTCGCACTATGGGGGACAGGAGCTCAACAGTCCCAATGACGTTTGCGTCCACTCCTCCGGCGCGATCTATTTTTCGGATCCCTGGTATGGCCGCATGCCGGTCTATGGCGTCGAGCGGCCACGGCAGCTCGGCTTCCAAGGCGTCTATCGCGTCGTGCCTGGGGGCGAGCCGAAACTGGTGGTGGATCGCAACCTGTTCGACCAGCCGAACGGGCTGTGCTTCTCGCCCGACGAAGGGCTGCTCTACGTCAACGACACCGTGCAGGCGCTGATCCGCGTGTTCGACGTCAATGCTGACGGCACGCTGTCGAACGTGCGCGTGTTCGCGAGCGGCATCCGCTCCGAGCTGGAGCCAGGCGTTCCCGATGGCATGAAGTGCGACCAGCACGGCAACGTCTGGGTCACCGCCCCCGGCGGCATCTGGGTCTATTCGCCGCGCGGCGAGCTGCTCGGAAAAGTCCGTGTGCCCGAACTCGTCGCCAATCTCGCCTGGGGCGGACCCGACTTCCGGACGCTCTATCTCACCGCGACACATTCAGTCTACGCGATTCCGACCAAGACCGGACCGCGCCACGAGCCCTATATGAGCGGCCGGCGCGGCGGAGGCGAGACGACTCGCGCGGGCCCTGCGGCCTCAGCACCGATCCTCGCCGACGGCGAGATGCGGCTCGATCCAACCCGCTGCGCCATGATCATCCAGGATCTGCAGAACGACGTTATCATGGACGGCGGTGCATTCGCCGACTCCGGTGCGCCGGGCCACGCGAAACAGCAGCATGTTGTCGAAAACGTCCGGCGTTTGGCGGAGGCGGCCCGCGCCCGCGGCGTTGTCGTCATCCACGTCTGGTTCGTGGTCGAGCCCGGCGCGCCCGGCGTGACCCTGAACGCGCCGCTGTTCGAGGGTCTGGTCGACAGCAAGGCGATGGTGCGCGGAAGCTGGGGTGCGGCGCCGGTCTCCGGCCTCGAGCCGCGTCCTGGCGACTTCGTCGTCGAGAAGATGCGGATGAGCGCCTGGGAAGGCACGCGGCTCGAGACGATCCTCAAGGCCACCGACCGCGACATGATCATCAACACCGGCGCATGGACCAACATGTCGGTCGAGCACACCGCACGCACCGGTGCCGACAAGGGCTATTTCATGATCGTGCCGGAAGATTGCTGCTCGACCATGAATGCCGATTGGCACTCTGCTTCGATCAACTTCGCCATGCAGAACGTCGCCGTGGTCACCCGTTCAGATGCCGTCATCAGAGCGCTGGGATGA
- a CDS encoding MBL fold metallo-hydrolase, which yields MALEIKILDYGDIELESSFLVLGRDCGRVRRVLTLGFLILGGKYPVVVDTGYRSNQIMETLGMRGLQYHENMIENQLARHGVRMGDIRFVCHTHLHIDHAGKDDLFPMNTTVVLNRKELEYSVSGLMHPQYPAPDIKHLIDRLHTKSALRFLDLEITGPIELMPGVYCDAAGAHTEGSMNIIVETADGIATICGDVIYDFNDQIVTPFNEIQDWEPRTTGNHGTSKRAEKAAIKKLLSNSRYLLPVHDRPAKIEGGNVVGRLHDQVPGPIVQSLPARNWFPA from the coding sequence ATGGCGCTGGAGATCAAGATCCTGGACTACGGCGATATCGAACTGGAATCGAGCTTTCTGGTGCTCGGCCGCGACTGCGGCCGCGTCCGCCGCGTCCTCACGCTGGGCTTTTTGATCCTCGGCGGCAAATATCCTGTCGTGGTCGACACTGGCTATCGCTCGAACCAGATCATGGAGACGCTGGGCATGCGCGGCCTGCAGTATCATGAGAACATGATCGAGAACCAGCTTGCGCGCCACGGCGTGCGCATGGGCGACATCAGGTTCGTCTGCCATACCCACCTGCATATCGACCACGCCGGCAAGGACGATCTATTCCCGATGAACACGACCGTCGTGCTCAACCGCAAGGAGCTCGAATATTCCGTCTCGGGCCTGATGCATCCGCAATATCCAGCCCCTGACATCAAGCATCTGATCGATCGCCTGCACACCAAGAGCGCGCTGCGCTTCCTGGACCTGGAGATCACCGGCCCGATCGAGCTGATGCCCGGCGTCTATTGCGATGCTGCCGGCGCCCACACCGAGGGCTCGATGAACATCATTGTCGAGACGGCTGATGGCATCGCCACCATCTGCGGTGACGTGATCTACGATTTCAACGACCAGATCGTCACGCCGTTCAACGAGATCCAGGATTGGGAGCCACGCACGACCGGTAACCACGGCACCAGCAAGCGTGCCGAGAAGGCCGCCATCAAGAAGCTGCTCAGCAACTCGCGCTACCTGCTGCCGGTGCACGACCGTCCCGCCAAGATCGAAGGCGGCAATGTCGTGGGCAGGCTGCACGACCAGGTCCCGGGCCCGATCGTGCAGTCCTTGCCCGCCCGTAACTGGTTCCCCGCCTGA
- a CDS encoding amidohydrolase family protein — protein MTEIVDGHHHIWRQADLPWLVGPMQPRIFGPYEAIRRDYPIQEYLDDLKGSGVARSVYVQTNWANDRFEDETAWVQRTADSHGWPHAIVAYADFAVDDVRPQLDRLKRYSLVRGVRMQLHWHQNPLYRFAARPDLCIDPIVRRNIAHLADYGWSFDLQLFTPQMPDGALLAESCPKVTFILQHAGMLEDLSPAGRAAWRAGMARLATCPNVVSKLSGLGTFIHRNDPAHIAAVIRDTVAIFGAERCLFGSNFPIEKLWTSYRELVDAFRDATGPLSIEQQDAIFRTTATRVYRL, from the coding sequence GTGACCGAGATAGTCGACGGCCATCATCACATCTGGCGGCAGGCCGACCTGCCCTGGCTGGTCGGGCCGATGCAGCCTCGCATCTTCGGGCCGTACGAGGCCATCCGCCGCGATTACCCTATTCAGGAATATCTCGACGATCTCAAGGGCAGCGGTGTCGCCCGCTCGGTCTATGTCCAGACCAACTGGGCGAACGACCGTTTCGAGGACGAAACCGCCTGGGTGCAGCGGACCGCCGACTCGCACGGGTGGCCCCACGCCATCGTCGCCTATGCCGATTTCGCGGTCGACGACGTCCGCCCGCAGCTCGACCGCCTCAAGCGCTATTCCCTCGTGCGCGGCGTCCGCATGCAGCTGCATTGGCATCAGAACCCTCTCTATCGTTTCGCGGCGAGACCCGACCTTTGCATTGATCCCATCGTCCGCCGCAACATCGCGCATCTCGCTGACTATGGCTGGAGCTTTGATTTGCAGCTGTTCACACCGCAGATGCCCGATGGGGCGCTGCTCGCCGAATCCTGCCCCAAGGTGACTTTCATCCTGCAGCATGCCGGTATGCTCGAAGATCTTTCGCCGGCCGGCCGGGCCGCCTGGCGCGCTGGCATGGCCCGGCTCGCAACCTGCCCAAACGTCGTCTCAAAACTGTCCGGGCTCGGCACCTTCATCCATCGCAATGACCCCGCGCATATCGCCGCCGTGATCCGCGACACCGTCGCGATCTTCGGGGCCGAGCGCTGCCTGTTCGGCTCCAATTTTCCGATCGAGAAATTGTGGACCAGCTATCGCGAGCTCGTCGACGCGTTTCGCGACGCGACCGGGCCGCTGAGCATCGAACAACAGGACGCGATCTTCCGCACCACCGCAACGCGCGTCTACCGGCTTTGA